Proteins from a genomic interval of Pecten maximus chromosome 13, xPecMax1.1, whole genome shotgun sequence:
- the LOC117341363 gene encoding uncharacterized protein LOC117341363, producing MSTREELILYGKELGLQGQELRQFVSEEQAKARHEREEDRRVRLQELEEKEKERLFQKEMLMEKAKLERESEARAIEEHKRQMELQASQSKPTVRDGTALRGPKLPAFEEGKDNMDAYLQRFERYATAQKWDSASWGANLSALLKGKALDVFSRLPVEQALTYEELKKALLRRFEKTEEGFRKAFHSARPESGETFSQFSLRLENYFERWVEMTGTQKTYEGVMDLVIRDQFIYCCGRDLALFLKERIPKTLEETAKLADQFADARGSRSNLMTTRTTKHADSKPQQNNSPHTGDNSRGKSSLPSRERKCYSCGKPGHLSYECRGKKSSNVAAVVGEIGSEDIGRRKHLSTRGRGRRSTRSRSKRRCSEGTRVQASSPSVDRSPPTLSESCNIKMAGDRGMPIASGYVGDHFVTVLRDSGCSGVVVRKDLVDPSRISDRQQVCSLADGSRIQVPVAELEIDTPYFRGTTDAWVLETPLYDLIIGNVHGARPPNHPDNDWQSENGRNTGCRDEISEEKESEWISCTTGEGSY from the coding sequence ATGTCGACACGCGAGGAATTGATTTTGTATGGTAAGGAGCTTGGTTTGCAGGGTCAGGAATTACGCCAGTTTGTATCTGAGGAACAAGCCAAGGCCAGACATGAAAGAGAAGAAGACAGAAGGGTAAGGCTACAGGAGCTTGAAGAGAAAGAGAAGGAGCGTCTTTTCCAGAAGGAGATGCTGATGGAAAAAGCAAAGCTAGAGAGAGAGAGCGAAGCGAGGGCGATTGAAGAACATAAGAGGCAGATGGAATTGCAAGCTTCCCAGTCAAAACCAACGGTGCGAGATGGAACAGCATTACGGGGTCCTAAGCTGCCCGCATTCGAAGAGGGTAAAGACAACATGGATGCCTATTTGCAGCGTTTCGAGAGATATGCGACCGCTCAGAAGTGGGACTCGGCTAGTTGGGGAGCAAATCTTAGTGCTCTACTGAAGGGGAAGGCACTCGATGTTTTTTCTCGACTTCCAGTGGAACAGGCACTTACGTATGAGGAGCTTAAGAAGGCTTTGCTCAGGCGCTTTGAGAAGACAGAGGAAGGTTTTAGGAAGGCATTTCATTCTGCAAGACCAGAAAGCGGGGAGACCTTTTCTCAGTTCTCTTTGAGACTGGAGAATTACTTTGAGAGATGGGTAGAGATGACAGGGACTCAAAAGACCTATGAAGGCGTAATGGATCTAGTTATCAGAGatcaattcatttattgttGTGGGAGAGATCTGGCGTTATTCTTGAAGGAAAGAATTCCGAAGACGTTGGAAGAGACGGCCAAGCTCGCGGACCAGTTTGCTGATGCCAGGGGTAGTAGGAGTAACCTAATGACTACAAGGACGACCAAGCATGCTGATAGCAAACCACAACAGAACAACAGTCCACACACAGGAGACAACTCTCGTGGGAAGTCGTCACTGCCATCAAGGGAGAGGAAGTGTTATTCTTGTGGGAAACCAGGTCATTTGTCGTACGAGTGTCGGGGTAAGAAGTCATCTAACGTTGCTGCTGTAGTAGGGGAGATTGGCTCGGAGGATATTGGTAGACGCAAACACTTGTCAACAAGAGGACGAGGGAGAAGATCTACTAGAAGTAGAAGTAAAAGAAGATGCAGTGAAGGTACTCGGGTACAGGCATCATCTCCTTCAGTTGATAGAAGTCCTCCCACTCTCAGTGAGTCATGCAACATAAAGATGGCTGGAGACAGAGGCATGCCGATAGCAAGTGGATATGTTGGCGACCATTTTGTTACGGTGTTAAGGGATAGCGGTTGTAGCGGTGTTGTCGTGAGGAAGGATTTGGTGGACCCTTCTAGGATTTCTGACCGGCAGCAAGTGTGTTCGCTTGCAGATGGATCCAGGATACAGGTGCCTGTGGCTGAGTTAGAAATTGACACACCCTATTTTAGAGGAACAACTGATGCCTGGGTATTGGAGACACCCCTGTACGACctgataattggtaatgtaCACGGTGCGAGACCCCCCAACCATCCTGACAACGATTGGCAAAGCGAGAATGGAAGGAATACAGGCTGTAGAGACGAGATCTCAGAAGAAAAGGAATCAGAATGGATATCGTGCACTACAGGTGAAGGAAGTTACTGA